The nucleotide sequence gttgatccgtgcatgctatgttattgttcttgccatgtctagcttgtattttgtgtattcttgatgggtgtatacttagttggtcatgacttgctcggtggtgagtgcatcgagctcgtaaacatgcctacttgatatctgtttcagcatgctccagttttcatgaagtctgagaactgattatgattttgccatgttcacatgcttgtaattgtattttctgatctcttttggctcaaggtcactaagggacttttgttaagctctttgagtatctccatgccatgctttactttgccatgtttaggttttgtagcatgtagttttgttgctccgaagaatgctatctgatctgaaattccagataagtgttaatttcactaagtctgaaatctgtttgccatatgcatttttgtcatgcttgtttgaacctgttaatggatgaattggccgtagctcggtgctagaattttgttaagcatcttgaagaCATCCCTGTCACGTATTTTGTTGTCATGCTtgggtgttgtagcttgttcatctcattgcatttagatggctatttgttgtaaatcgcagaccgacgtcatatttgaatcacttgccatttccaaaccgtaactccgattccggcgttctttatatcgttttcaagcgatttcatctcatctttccagtggcatacttggttttccaagttgaggccaggttcatgcatcccttgtcaaatcttgcatatgcatcccgtatcgcatcctgcatagcataccatctttgcatcaaattgtttgagctttgcacgtggttgattgtgttctgtttgcttgtttgtcttgtttgggtagagccggtagatgagttcgctaacgaggagctcaTTGAGTTTGCTTtagaggatccagtcaactctgacaactttgcaggcaagatgatcataccctcgaaatcactactatctttgctttgctagatgctcgctcttttgctatgccaatgctacgatgcctaccacttgcttttaagcctcccaaattgccatgtcaaacctctaacccaccttgtcctagcaaaccgttgattggctatgttaccactttgctcagcccctcttatagcgttgctagttgcaggtgaagattggagaccgttccttgttggaacatttatttacttgttgggatatcattatattgccatgttatctttatgcatctatatacttggtaaagggtggaaggcttggcctctcgcctagtgttttgttccactcttgccgccctagtttccgtcatatcggtgttatgttcccggattttgcgttccttacgcggttgggttataatgggaaccccttgatagttcgccttgattaaagcttttccagcaatgcccaaccttggttttaccatttgccacctagcctcttttttccttgggtttctggagtccgagggtcatcttattttagcccccctgggccagtgctcctctgagtgttggtccaaccgagcgatgttcggggctaccaggggcaactctgggctggcctacccgacgtcttgctcattcggtgtgccctgagaacgagatatgtgcagctcctatcgggatttgtcggcacatctgggtggtgttgctggtcttgttttaacctgtcgaagtgtcttgaagaatcgaggtaccgagtctgatcggaacgtctcggggggaggtctattccttcgttgaccgtgagagcttgtcatgggctaagttgggactcccctgcagggatttgaactttcgaaagccgtgccgcggttatgggcagatgggaatttgttaatgtccggttgtagataacttgaaccttaatttaattaaaaatgaatcaaccgtgtgagttaccgtgatggcctcttctcggcggagtccgagaagtggacacggtgttggagtaatgtttgcgcaggttgtcctctagtttctcgctcgtgctttgcctcctcttctcgctctcttttgcgaacaggatagccaccatatttgctagtcgcttgctgcagctccacatatttaccttgccttacctataagcttaaatagtcttaatcgtgagggtgcgagattgctgagtccctgtggctcacagattactattacaccagatgcagggtctgatgattccgctctaggtgacgcgcttgagctcaagtgggagttcgacgaggactctcaacgatactatgtttcctttcctgatgatcagtagtggtgcccagttgggggtgattgggaccgtgtcgcatgttgggttatcttttattttggcgccgtagtcgggccatgagtgtttggataatgtaatgttatttatgtaccttgattgacttGGCGAGTGTAagtcaactatgttatctccccttttattatctatattacatgggatgttgtgaagattgcctaacttgcgacatatgtctttaatgcgattatgcctctaagtcgtgcctcgacgcgtgggagatatagtcgcatcgagggtgttacaacggCGACATGGAGCTCGACGACGAAGCAGCCCTGAAATGGGCGCGCAAGGACTCgctgaagatggcgagggagcgccagcgcgccgcacTGGCGCGGTTCGAGCAGCGCCGCAGGGGCCGCTACGAAGAATGAGTCGTCGTCATCaaggacaacgacgacgacgacgcgccgccgccaccagtccgcgtTGGGGACGCCGGTCAGGGGTCCACCAgggacggccgcgtcaaggaggagaaggccgccgtcgacgacggcggcgactactCGGCGTTCAGCGATTTTTTGTTTTAGTTATATTTGTTATGTATCACCAAACATGTCAATATATGGCAAATTTGGCCAAAATTTAGCCGTGTTTAAACGAATTCGCCGAacgttttctttttaattatgcgcatctgggggcggccctgggacCGGCAACTAGGGACCAACTCGTCACAGGCCCTTTTTTTGCGCCGGCTcgccccaggcggcgattttaagCGCCCCCTTAGGGGCAaaactgttggagatgctctaatacatGGTCGACTGGATACAGGATCCCAGCAACTGCGAGGCGGAGGACGAGGCCGCAACCAGTCCGCAGTACATCTCATAGACGCACGCGGAAATAGTGCCGACGGGGACTAGGTCCCAGCCAGGcttcgatggcggcggcggcccgatCGCCTAACCCTAACATCACGAATTCGGTTTTGGGGTGTGGTTTTCACGCCAGGGTTAGAACACCACCATCACTTCTGAGGATTGCATTGACCTCAACCTTATCTCTCGTATAGATTACCAGTTCCATTGATGATGTTGTAATATTACTTGTAAACctagttgcatggtaatatattcAGGTGAGAAAGCTCTCGCCTTGGTGACCGTCCCCAAAAAAAAGATGATGGGTAGTTGTTCTTCTTAAGGAGGCTGTTGTGTTCTCGTTGGTTATGTTTGTTATGTTTCGTAGTCATGTCTTAGACTTTGTTTGTTTATGTGCAGCGAAGTAGTTTCTTTTGGTTTATGGTAGAGCTTTATTTGTGAGGTGAGCTTGGTGGCGCCAGCTCTGTCACACTGGGTCATGTGAATGTTTTATCGGTTTAATTATCTTTTTTGCAGAAATTGCCAGTTTAACTATCAATGAAATCATTAGCAAGAGCTCCTTAATTTGAAAAATAAAACCACCGGCAAAATTAGATAAACAAAATAGTTCACGTGGGAATGGCAAATTCATCTAATTATCCACATCAAAAGAGGTACCAACAGAAGCATCATTTGTAGTTTCGTAGTTTGTATCTAACGCAAAAGACGTATAATTTGAGTATAAGCCATGATGCTCCCCCTCCCCCAGACTGCTGTACAAACAAAGACTACAAAACTGCTTATGCAACGCTCAAATGCTACACTACAGTCCTCATTTGTTGAGGATTACATAAGTAGTTTTGCAGTCTCACGGAGCAATCCTGATGCTACCTGACCTGCCTCTCCGCTTCAGGGGGCCAAAGAAGGGTGAATCTGCAGCCAATCCTTGATAAGGCAGCTGGAGAACAAAAACCTTGGAAGAGCAAATTCTTAACCAAGCCTGGAAGATTAGTGCTAATCTACTCTGTGCTGACAACTACTGCTGCTTATTACCTCGCCACCTTTGCTATGGATGCTTGGGCCACCAAGAAACTAGACAGAATGACAGACTTTTTCGTTGGAAATTTGGAATGAAAGAGAGGAAGCCTATGGAGGAAAGTGCTTGGTTAATCGGAAGCAAATCTGTGCTCCAAAGAAATATGTGGGGCTGGGAATGAAAGACATCCAGTGTTTTAGTCATTCTCTAAGAAGGTTTGGAAGATCAAAGCCGAGGCCAAAATTAAATCCTACTACATCTTGCAGCTTGTGTGATCAGTGCTTGGAAAATGCCGGCCACCTACCGATCTCCTGCCCGTTTGCCAAAGAGGTGTGGCAGCAGTTGCCTTGATGCAATTGACAATCAGCTCAAGCGACAAATTACTGCTGCGGTGTATGTGGACTGGCACCTTTGGAAGGAAAGGACTGCCATGATCTTTGAAAACAAGAGCTCAACCCCAGCCAGAGTTACCGAGCTGGTGTCCGAAGATCTCAAGATGCTGGAAGAGGCCATTGATACATAGATAGTGTATAGGAGCTTCTTGTGTGTTGTTAATATGTTCCTTGAAGAAAGTCACCCAAACTTCAAGGTCTTTTTGCTACATCTTCTTTTGCAGCCAAGTTTTTCATGTCCTTGCATTATTGCGTAAGCACAAACCAGCCATCAATTCATATCAAGCAACACAAACAACAGCATCGCTTCCATTTCAAATCTACTATGGCACTAGACATAATTATATATAACCTATGACTGACACGAGTAAGAGTGAAGTTACAACAGCACATTGCCAATATTCAAATTGCATGATTAAAGTCGGTCCAGTTAGGCCAATGTGTATATATGTAAACTGATGTCTGCATACCCATTCGAATCTAAATATAACTGCAAAAAACAGCTAGCAGGAAAAATAGAATCTACGTACTCTCATCTACTAGTATCTAGGAGTATTTAGTACGTATGAGTTTGATATTACTCCACCCCTGCATAACCAAGCAATATCCCTATACTGAACCAACACTATTTTATATAGTATGATTCAATCAGAACGCCTTTATCCTCAAAACAGGATACTTACAATTTATGTGAAGATAGAGTATCTGCCCAGAGAAAATATGCAAAATATCTGAATCTACAGAATCCCTCTAGAAGCAGCAACCACAAATTGTCAGAGATTTGTATATGAACAGCACATCTTAACATCAATGTTAAGCTGCAATGAGATATGAGAaatccaacaaggaacaaaacctACGGGGAACAACCAGGTATGATAACCGTTCAACGGTTCAATTGCAGAGCCAGATTCAGAAAGGCGGAAAAAACTGAGCCTACATTCATACTGAAATATTAACAAAAATATAATGGAAACAACAGAGAGACGCATGCATTCAACGATTCAGTTGCAGGGCTGAATTCAGAAATGGAAAAAAATGTTGAACTGAAATTTGCTAGCATCAGACTGCATTACTAAGTGAACAATGGAAGAACAAGTGCAAATAGACAAAAGATAGCATCAGGCAAAACAGATGGAGCATTGGGTTCATATCTGGTCCTAATTAAGCCCACAAACAGCAGTTCCACATAACTAGAGTCAAGTCTGTTTCTTAGCAAGgtacttcctccgtaaactaatataagagtgtttagatcactaaagtagtaatctaaacgctcttatattagtttacagagggagtactagagaGAAAGTCAAACCATTTCATAGCCAAAAGTTAGTTGGCGCCCTGTTGTAGCGGCAGTTGAGAATCCCGGACATTGATGGTGTAGCTGGAGAGAAGCTGGATGATGGTAAAAGGGCGGTGGGCGGCGAGGACGAACAACTCGTGCAGCTTCACGAAATCTACATCGCCAGCTGAGATCCTCTCGTCGTTCTCGTCCTTGAGATTGTACATGCAGATGTGCGCGGACGAACCCAGGCGCTCAACGTAATAGACACAGTTGGACTCAACAGATGGAAACTTATCGGTGTCAACAGCCAGGCACCTGTGATGACCGATGAAGATGGCATGGCTGCCGATGCTCTCCACAGGCACAATGCTACTAACGTCCATCTTGAAAACCTTGACACGTCGCTGCAGCTTGATGACGATCAGCACTTCTCCACCAAATTCCACGATGAAAAACCGGGTATGGTCGTTTGCGTGTCCGGCCACAGGAAGATCCTCAGCATAAAACATTGATGGATGGACATGAAGTGACTGTATCAAATCGAAGATATCGAATATAACAGAAACCCCGTGCCTGAATCCCTGCGCAGCGCCACCACCGTCGGCATAGACACCGCCTCTGACTGCCTTCAATGAGATATGACAATCAATGGGCAACTGCAGCTCCTTTTCTTCGAAACTTTCCATGTCAGGGGTGGCCGAGTAACTTTTGGAAGGAGAGTCGCAGAGCAAGTTGAGCGTGAGCGTGGGCCAAGAGCTGGGACCGAAGACGACACTGGCGGCGGCGACCTTCTTGGTTGGTACGGGTGCCGCGAACCGGATCACGACGCCGGTGAGAGGATTGAAGACGCAGGCGGCTCGAGAAGGGTGCCTGTCCGCCAGGACGAAGAAGCCGCCGGGAGTGGCGGCGAGGACGTGGTAGCGGCGGAGCAGCGGGATCCTCTTGCGGAGGAAGCGCCCCGTGGCGGCATTCAgcagcagcaggtcgtcgccgtcgtccaggATGACCCACCGGCGCGGGCGAAAGCGGGGGTCGAAGGGGTCGCTCCTGGGGTCGTCGGTGGCGGCGCGCCAGACGGAGCAGACGGCGCGGAAGTCCATGTAGCAGTCGAGGTCGTTGGCGGCGACGAGGGAGTCGGCGACGCGGCGGACGAGATCGGGCGGGAGGTCCGACCAGCCTGCGGCCGGAAGGAGCGGCGGGGTTTGGAGACGAGCCGGATCCGCATCCTTCCTTCTGGCAGGAGGGAGAACGGGGGCCGCGACGGCCGCCGGGGCTTCAGCAGCGGGGGCCGCCATTGCCGCGCGCTTGAGCTCCTGAACTGAACCCTAACTAATCGTCGATAGTACAAATCTGTGGGTGAGCAGCGTGAATGCGTAATGGAAACAACGGAATCGACCGAGTAGAGGAGGATTTGCTCACCAGATCAGCAGACGAACACAAGCAGAGTGGATAAATTTGGAGAATTGAGGAACCGAAGAAGGGGATGAAAAGGGGAACAAGGATCACTAGAGCCGAGTAGGTAGAGTAGTGGACTGGACTGTGAACCATGCCCAATCCccttcaaaaaagaaaaagaaaaacataacTTACCATTTAATTCCCAATGCCATTACttaatttatttatttcaaaaaaacaCGGTGAAAGCCTTTTGTCTCTGATGGATCGGTTGGCGCTAATGCCTTGCTGGATAATATTGCACTAATGGTTTCCGGCGAGATGAACTCCAAGCTCACGGCGGTTATCGCCGATGAGGAGATTGAAACCTCACTGTTCCAAATGGGACCAACCAAAGATCCCAGGTCAGATGGGCTCCCGACGTTGTTCTATAGCGTCACTGCTCGCTGGTAAAACATGAGGTCTGCGGGGCAGTTCGTGATTTCTTGAATGGGGAAGCAACTCCGGCATCTTTCAATGCTACTTTGATTGTGATGATCCCAAACTCCGGAGCTAATGTTACAATTTATACCGATGAGTCTTTGCAATGTTTTCTATAAGATGGCAACTAGGGTGCTGGCCAATAGGTTGAAGATGATTCTTCCAGTGCTCATCTCGGAGGAACAAAGTGCTTTCGTCCCTGAAAGGCTCATAACGGACAATGTGTTGGTTGCATATGAGTGTGAACATGTTATACGtaagaggaaaaaaaagaaataTTTATGTGTGgtgaagcttgatatgatgaagtcTTACGATAGGCTGGAGTGGGTCTTCCTTGAGTATATGATGTACAAAAAGGGTTTTGCGCCATGTGGATTGACATGATCATGACATGCGTCACTACAGCAAGTTTTACCGTTAAACTTAATGGGGGTTTCTTTACGTGCTTTCTCCCTTCTAGGGGCTTCAACAGGGCGACCCGCTCTCCCCTTATCTATTCCATTTTTTTGTGGAAAGGTTATCCGCACTGTTAAGGAAAGCACGAGTAGATAACCAAATTAAGGACGTGTCTTTCGGGGGCACTGGCCCTCATATAACACACTTGCTTTTCATTGATAATAGTATTGTTTTTCTGGAAGGAACCAAGGATAGCATGAGAGCCCTCAGGGATATTTTGGTGAGGTATGAAGAAGCATCGGGGCAGAGAGTTAACTTGCAAAAGTCCTAAATTTTCTTTGGTAAGGGATGCTCAGAGGAAAATAAGGCCCGGCTGAAACACTTGGTTGGAAATTGAGTCTGAGGCTCTCAATGAAAGATATTTGGGTCTTCCAACACATGTTGTGAATGATGTTCCACATATAGTCCATGTGAATTTTTTGTTCCTCTACTATTCATGTACAAACGCTAACATTTTATTTCTTGTAATCGAATTAACAACTAGCAATTACAAATACTAGTTATGTTGTTGAATCTAACTAAAACAGTTTCGATTTTGCTAGGGCATGATGACGGGAATATATTCCCTTGACGCCTTTAATTCTTTTAGTCTTGTCACGTGATGTGAGACAAAAATTTCCTACAATGTCGAGTAAGGAGGTGGTGGTCTAGGGGTGGGGATAGGAGGGCAACGGCACCGGATAAGAACTAGCACCTCTCGGACATGGACATCATGTGATGCGAGACAAAATATTCCTACTATGTTGAGTAAGAATATGGTGGGCTAGGGGTGGGGATAGGATGACAACGATACCGGAGAAGAACAAGCACCCACCGGACATGGACATTTTGCCCAGCCGAAAATAAACATCCCATATAGAACGAAACGAGCACAGAGGTTGTTGAGTGATTAAAAAAGCATGTTTAATTTGGTACGACGTCTGGTGACTTCAGTTGACTGAGACATAACTATGTCTCAGGCGGCTGAGTTCCAGGCGATCCTTCTTCTATTCTTCCTCTTACATTTGTAGCTCTCCCTTCCCTGACTCCTTCATTTATCTGCTCTATTCCCACTCACGTGTGAACCTTGCAATGAATGAATGTACGGGTTCATCCTTAATCCAAGATAGCTACGGGGATGCATTTAGATAGAAAAAAATAGGAGAATCAAATGAACAAAATTAAAGGCTACATCAACGGCTAAAAGTCAACAGCAGGAAGGGACCCGATCACCCCTAGGCAGGCCCGTACCGGACACATGTGCAACATGTTCGACTGCACAGGGCCCCCACTGACCAGGGGCCCCATTTTTTCTATACTATTTTTTGCTGAACACTTTATGCAAATATGCATCTTAGTTTATGGTACGCTCCACCATCAATCCAGCATCTTTTTATCACGTCTTTTCTTCTTCGATTTCTCATGTCTCCCTTGTTTCTTAGATTCTGTTGCTGCTTCTACCTAGGCTGCCCGACTAGAGCTTTAACCAGACCACCAGAACTCCATAAGCATTGCTGTTGGCCGCATCATGCTCTTCTTCCCAAATAAACTAAAGTTTGTTTCATTCTCTTTTGTTCATATGTTCTAGTATTTCTGACACATCATATACTAATCATTCGACCTAAAAAATGTGCCCTTGATAAGTTTTTAGCAAAATAATGAAGTGGCATTTTGGAGATGGTTGCATATGAAAAACAAATTGAAGATTTTGTTTCAAGGACTGCTAGAAGGATGCATGTCTATGCTGAATAATGTACTAATTTTGAGTTTTTAGAATGGCTAGCTTCTTGAGTATAATTTTTCCTTTTCCTAATTGCCAATGGTTATATCAAGGGCGTAATTTTGGATGTTGAACAGGGCACCCGTTTTTAGATGTTGAACAGGGCCCCCGTTTTCTCGGGTACGGCCCTGCACCTAGGTCCCATAACTAGCATCATGAGTAGAATTGACACAACACCCCATAATAAAAGACCACAAAGAACATCTAATTCCTTTCTTTTTGCAACAGGACTCCGAATAAAAACATAAAAAACCTTATCAAGTCCTTGAGCTTCCGGCTACCTCATCCAAGATGCTCTGGCCACCATTTCCAACCATAGCCTTGCCAACAGTAGGCAATTGAATAGGGCCTTCCAAAGGTGGAGGTTAAAGCAAGGTCACAGGTAACCGGCGGCTAGTCACCAACTGACAGGCGACACGTATTGGCTGTCCAATTAGCTTTTCAAAGACATTTTGTCAAATGGACCTTAACTACGGCAGAGGTTGATATATAGTTTGGAGTGACGAGCCAAGTCATAGGGGTGACAATTTAATGAATTGTTTGTAAACGTCCTGCTGTCAA is from Triticum aestivum cultivar Chinese Spring chromosome 3A, IWGSC CS RefSeq v2.1, whole genome shotgun sequence and encodes:
- the LOC123063313 gene encoding uncharacterized protein; its protein translation is MAAPAAEAPAAVAAPVLPPARRKDADPARLQTPPLLPAAGWSDLPPDLVRRVADSLVAANDLDCYMDFRAVCSVWRAATDDPRSDPFDPRFRPRRWVILDDGDDLLLLNAATGRFLRKRIPLLRRYHVLAATPGGFFVLADRHPSRAACVFNPLTGVVIRFAAPVPTKKVAAASVVFGPSSWPTLTLNLLCDSPSKSYSATPDMESFEEKELQLPIDCHISLKAVRGGVYADGGGAAQGFRHGVSVIFDIFDLIQSLHVHPSMFYAEDLPVAGHANDHTRFFIVEFGGEVLIVIKLQRRVKVFKMDVSSIVPVESIGSHAIFIGHHRCLAVDTDKFPSVESNCVYYVERLGSSAHICMYNLKDENDERISAGDVDFVKLHELFVLAAHRPFTIIQLLSSYTINVRDSQLPLQQGAN